The Arachis ipaensis cultivar K30076 chromosome B10, Araip1.1, whole genome shotgun sequence DNA window TGAGGTCATGGAAGACCTTGCTCATTAGTCTTTGATAGGTGGCGCCTGCGTTCTTCAGCCCAAAGGGCATTACTTTGTAGCAATAAGTACCCCCTGGCATTATGAATGCCGTTATGAAGGCTATAATTTTGGCTAAGAGcaatgtggtcccaagcggaaaatacttacatcttcctatgaacaacccaagccttgacatagccctcccATCTACCATTCCTTCTACCTCATCgtcaccaccacggcaaagatccacccatcaaaggatagaagatctacaccggaagattgatagatatgagcagcgcaaccaacgccgatacacttacattaagaagcttctgcgttgtgttactcctagcatggaggaacccgaaatattcacatccacctcaaacccaagtgatgggagctctgatgaaggggatagtgaaggttccggtcctgaccgtcctttgcgcattgttggtagcacggaggaccgtgctaaattctaagtgtggggaagtcgttcgaccgatctccatgggtaacaatctcttcctttcaacacacatggatttatcttttgcttagtagccAATACATTGCAtttgtagttagtcttgcttgtaaataccctttgcatgatagttagtctctatagagttacttggtcaaataatgacttcttccccaagaaactgtaaTTTCGGGGtacctaccaattttgaaaaaatttttgcggtaaacttgcttcaagaatgtattttggaacaaagtgattgagctaagaacacaagcatgtgagttttgagcctattgtgtggttataccttctaaccactatttcccattcttgtgtgcattattctctctctatgattgtaatccttactttgtctgattctatatgtccattactttgtgtatgaatgcatttacatgattgaggccatcatttcaatagtcacttctccCAAATGGACTTAACCCTTTTAtgtaccattgctaaccaattttgagcccatgataaaccctctttgttcttaaatagagcacatcaacaaccctaagtgaaaaacaatgaatgtccctagatttggatccttgattagcttaggtaagtgaaGGTGTGTATCGttcaaatgggagggtgtacttgggaacttggaTAGATATAAAGAGGTGTATTTGTAattgtaattgaaaattttgggaattgggaacatactcatgtattgaatgattgaaccatatgcattgaaacttttgtacatgaaaccccaagaaaaggggaccaaaaaaaagaaaaaaaaatatttttatgtgtatatatgagaatgtaagaaataaaaaaaaatagaagaaacaaaaatatgaaaaaaaaaaagagaaagcaatgaaagaaaaaaaaaaatgccccaaggcaaagtaataataacaatgcatatgggatgtgaattgaaaagaatacatgagtatgcaaaaagtgaaacgcatgggtagctaggtattgtattatagttgtatagatgaaagacaaatcttggaaagcttgattaggagaggattgagtgacgaaccctatacactcgagcgaatagagcggatacacttccggtgagggtttgatgctcaactccttgttcccggctttcacaagcgttcatctagcaagttatatgcacttcatagtaatgttcaaattggtaggatttatgaactacatatcattttcaccccgtatgctcatatgtgttcttggaggatagatttacccttgaccaagtagatagatgattttatattagttgcatgcatttactTAGGAAATTTACATTTAATAAAtcctttcttaccatgatctttggtctttttattttaagcatgaggacatgcttggtttaagtgtggggagatttgataaaccccaattttgtagtttatattgtgtagaatttgggaggtgtgtcaatatttttcacacttattcacaagaattgcatggttttgtgttctcttcctaattttgctccatgatgaaaaacatgcttcttttgccttagaattgaTATATTTGATCATCttctattatcattcgatgccgtgacatatttgttgagtgatttcagaatttatagggcaagaatggcctagaagaaagaaagaaagcatgcacaagaggaaggaacatgaagatttggatttggaaATTTCAGCATGggcacgcacgcgtggatgaggacagctggaagcggcgcgcaaagaTCGGCGCATCCGTGCAGATTAGGGAAATCtacaccgacgcgcacgcgtacatggcgcgcatgcgtggatcacaaaatcaatcggcgcgcacgTACGCATGGCTCGTACGCGCGATAAGctacacgtgacctcattaaaggaaatcatgcctggcgatttttgagactcaagaggcccaaattcaagctggttctgcatggaaaagacccaaggatgctagggggaaaaggggggatcattcattcacacctagacacaatttttagctagtttttggttcttgttatTCTAGAGAAAGAAACCcttattcctctctagatctagtttgatttgatcttcccttgttgaattctgaattggatcttgttaattactagttttgattgcttaatttgaattccttagcataattttgtttagatcttgtgttagttttatgttttcttgtcaattgtcattttatacccatttcatgaatcttgtgaatcttgaattgctaatgttacattgatgattttcatgattaattgtaTTGTTTGAGTGAttatatgttgataattgttagtgggtacttgttaatttcaatttaattgcactttgaatatgtcttttagtaatgtttaccatgtgtttgatgaaatatttcctttgattatggagtagttctctttactcttggcctaggctaaggaaattgggtaaacttgagtcattggggctaatggatttgatgatttgggaacccttagtggtcaatttgataaccattgatactagcctactactaagtcaattagtagctaggttgaaccttatggattgatgttgactaaaccatttaacatacttcaagtatagaagtagacttaatgggtttggttcctcataattgtcaagatatggttattagacaaggatagtgaccccaatttccatgtctagccaagagttgttttatcattcatatttgaaaatccaaaaatcctaattgtcttgtcttagtcatagttatttgtttagttttagagtagacttatattggatgttatcttattagtttgggATTGCTCACACCTTGCtttagttacttgaattagtttcttgcatttcaagattacttgcttgttaggattcttagtttaatttcttgctcatgacttataCAACcctggaattctaaccaatgttgatgcacatgtttgcccattccttgtgagacaactcgaggtttgaatacttcggttacttttattggggttgaacttgtgacaaccaattccttcgaaatttgattcacggattatttgtcggttgagggctatacttgcaatgcgaaaatcttgtgaaattccttaccgacggtACTCTGCCACCATCAGCTGTCGTGCCCGACCACGATGTTGACCACAAAGGTTGAGGGGTTGTTGGCGTCCCCTATGGGTTCTTGCCTTGGCTTCACAGTCTGGCTACGATCTTCCTCGGAGCATTCACATTCCCGTCTCCTCGGCTCTCTGATGAGCTGGGAGAATTCGCTCAGCTTTCCATCTCTGATGGCCTGCTCTAAGGCATCTTTGAGATCGAAGCAGTCTTGGNNNNNNNNNNNNNNNNNNNNNNNNNNNNNNNNNNNNNNNNNNNNNNNNNNNNNNNNNNNNNNNNNNNNNNNNNNNNNNNTTATTGGCATCCCCCATGGGTTCTTGTCTTGGTTTGATAGCTCGGCTGCGATCTTCCTCGGAGCACTCTCGTTCTCGTCTTCTCGGTTCTCTGATGAGCGGGGAGAATTCACTCAGCTTTCCTTCTCGGATGGCCTGCTCTAAGGCATCTTTGAGATCGAAGCAGTCTTGGATTTTGTGACCAAATCCCTTGTGATAATCACAGTAAAGGCTTTTGTTGCCTCATGTTCTTTCTTTCAATGGTCTAGGTCTGGATAGGATTCCTTTGTCTGCAATTTGTTGGTAAACCTCTACTCTGGGTGCCATAAGTGGCGTGTAGTTTGTGAACCTTCCTACCCGTGGGGGTTGCTTGGACTGCTTGCCTAAGGTGCCGTCCCTGGGAGCTTCTTTGTACCTGTCGATTTGGGGGGCCTGCCGAGCTGGGGGGTTTGGGAGCTGCCGTTTGTTGGCTGCTACGAACTGACTCACTTCCTCATCATTGATGTATTCCTTGGCCACGCTTTGAATTTCTTGCATGGATCAGACAGGCTTGGTAGTGAGGTGCTTCCTAAAGTCCTCGTTTAGCAGGTCGTTCGTTAGGTAGAGACTAGCGACTGAGTCCGTAAGGCCATCAATCTCCAGGCACTCATCGTTGAATTTATCTAGGAACTTCCTGGTCGGCTCCCCGAGTTTTTGGGTAACCCCTAGCAAGTTGATTGGGTGCTTTGCCTTGGCTATGTGTGTCATGAACCAAGCCAGGAAGCTTTGGAAAATGTCCGTAAAAGCTGTGATGGATCCTTGTGGGAAGGCGTTAAACCATCGGATCGCTGGGCCGACTAGCGTTACAGGGAATGCCCGGCATCTAACCGCGTCGCCTACTCCTTCTAAATTCATTCTTGCTTCGAAAGCTGTGAGGTGCTCCTGAGGGTCCTTAGTcccgtcgtacctcatgtccaTCGGCTTGTCAAAGCTCTTCGGAAGCTGGACCTTGAGGATTGAGGGTTGGAAAGGAGTGGCTCCCTTGATGATGGGATCTTGTTGCTTCTTGGCTTTCCCTCTCTGGGACTCCCTGCGGCTCTCGGACCTGCCTTGGGTAGGTCGGGAGGTCGCCTGTGTATGCGCCTCATCATGCTTTGTTAGGCTCCTTTCTCAACTCTCGTGTCTTCGGGAGGGGGAGCGAGTGCGGGTGTGGAATCGGCTGGCGTCGCCGCGGGAGTGGCTGACGTCTCCGTGGGATCGGCCCCTCGCTGCCAGCTCTCGCTCAAGGTTTTGTACTCTGTGCCTGAGTTCTTGCATAATCTTGGCGCTGTCGGCCCCCGTTCCTCCGAAGGGACGTCTTTCGGGGGTCTTGGTATAGATTTGTTGGTTCGGTTGAACGGAGGATCGTGGCTATCCGCCAGCATGGGCTATCGAGCTTGCCCTGCTCAGGCGAGCTCTGCCTCCTTTGCGGAGCTCCTCCGAAGTGGGGAGTCGCTCCATGTTTGCTCTAGGGTCCCATAGACGGTGCCAATATTCGTTACCTGAGGTTCTCGGGTATTCGACGGGTCGGGTGACGGTGAAGGGATAAGAGGGCGAGACCCTGAAGTAACTCGGAGCAGGCTCTTGGTCCAGGATCGGAGGTTGGCGGGAGTGGTGGTTGAACGGACGAGGGGGgatggccacctgcaaggacactccgacgatcaagtcagtGTCCGTACGAGAGGATAGCCAAATTAGGTAAGATGATGTGTACCTTGGGGGGAGTGCTgacctctccccttatatactgtgctgGAGGTCCCAAAGGTGACCTAGCCCACTGGCCAGAACGCTCGTGAGTTGTCCTTGTCCACGTGGGAGGAGCTGGTCGTCCTGAACTTCGGGTCGGGGCTTCGGGTGTGGCCTCGAGGAAGCCGACCTGACCGGTTTGCTAGGCGTAATGCACTGGGTTGCGTAGGTGGTGAAGCCGGGCGTCGGTCGGGTCAGGTACCGGGAACCGACCCGTTGGATTTCTCTGGTGGGGGTAGTTTGGGCCTGGGTCAAAGGTGGTACCCCGACCCGACGGCTAGTTGGGCTGGACTTTGTAGTAGTCCGTAACaggtttttatttgtttttaaatatttaaaaaatttacattatattttttttattacaaattatgttagttttcATATCGAATTGTTGTTTCATTGCAAAATATTATAGTGTTTTGTAATAAAAGATTATATTGTTGCAAAagttcaaaataatttttaataaaatatctaTTTATTTCAAAAGctctaaatattttgtaataagttatttatttatcacaaaatttaaattttttttgtaaataataaaaaattttattttaagatattaaaaattttaaattaaagaataTATTTGAAACTAATTAATAAGTTGAGAATAGTATTCTTAAACTAGTTTTAGTGCTTGTTTGAGTACTAAGTTGATAGAAAAAGatcttatttaaataaaaatacattttttttatattttattgtgttTGATAAGTTTCTAATAGTAGAAGTAAaagtactaaaaaaattaaaagaacatcttttttgaaaagttaaaatttacatctttttaaaaaaaaaaatttcttaaaagaagatattttttatataataaataaataagtatttttatattgttatagcTAAACGTAATTGACAAATAAAAAGATCTCTTTGCATGAGatatctaaatataaaattacttttacttttctataagatcttttgaaaaaagataactcgaaaaaagatcttttattaAAACCGCTTAACCCGGTCAACTTTTACTGGAAATCAAATTTGGAGATAAAGTTTTGTGTTGTTGAAAAACATCACTGAGCCTCGCCTTTTCCGTGTTTGCTAGTTACTGATTTTTTTATTCTGAGTTGTTGATGGTGCTATGATGCTTCATTGTTAAGtttgttaattttattaattctaatttttgagTTGTTGGTTactaatttttctaattttttgaaaattagaccGAACCGGTCGGTCCAATCGAAAAATCGAAAANNNNNNNNNNNNNNNNNNNNNNNNNNNNNNNNNNNNNNNNNNNNNNNNNNNNNNNNNNNNNNNNNNNNNNNNNNNNNNNNNNNNNNNNNNNNNNNNNNNNNNNNNNNNNNNNNNNNNNNNNNNNNNNNNNNNNNNNNNNNNNNNNNNNNNNNNNNNNNNNNNNNNNNNNNNNNNNNNNNNNNNNNNNNNNNNNNNNNNNNNNNNNNNNNNNNNNNNNNNNNNNNNNNNNNNNATATTTACATAAAACAAAGCTCTAGATCCTTCGTTTCTTCCCCTCCAATCCAAAAGCCActttctccctttctttctttcatttaaaaagaaataaaaaaacccTAGCCTTCTAAGCCTACACCACCGCCGCAAGGAGTGGCATACTGTCGCCGTCCATCGCGCTCAAAGTTTGCCGTCCATCCGTCCGTCCATCTAGCTTTCCTCATGATTCAAGTCTCCAACCCCTATTCGCTGTCACCGATCGCAGCTGCTTCCTCGAGCTCGGTATTTGTCGTCTTCGTCTGCTTAGTCGCGCTTCCTCCACTGTTCGTTGCTGTGGATTTTTAAAActacaaactaaccagcaagtgcaacgggtcgtaccaagtaat harbors:
- the LOC107620944 gene encoding uncharacterized protein LOC107620944, producing MDMRYDGTKDPQEHLTAFEARMNLEGVGDAVRCRAFPVTLVGPAIRWFNAFPQGSITAFTDIFQSFLAWFMTHIAKAKHPINLLGVTQKLGEPTRKFLDKFNDECLEIDGLTDSVASLYLTNDLLNEDFRKHLTTKPV